A window of Oncorhynchus gorbuscha isolate QuinsamMale2020 ecotype Even-year unplaced genomic scaffold, OgorEven_v1.0 Un_scaffold_818, whole genome shotgun sequence contains these coding sequences:
- the LOC124020439 gene encoding ciliary-associated calcium-binding coiled-coil protein 1-like → MSAKAKQSNKSADKNANDRNDVASKESDAEKANPQWKPISHEQINTLLDLTVEQVQFQFEEILGLKNYQTCLKEASRLDYFVSGFWWTREMNYTCQQISFIMALLQLLLDNISEKQMPFVDNLNELAKMISGTRQSPSPEVDSLFDAEQAMSITDYLKCSLFQNYQLYEFLFSQPREELLLGKKRTIEVISSADFVAPLEEGMNTDDYPHYMTP, encoded by the exons ATGTCTGCAAAAGCGAAACAAAGCAACAAGTCAGCGGATAAAAATGCAAACGATAGAAATGACGTTGCGTCCAAA GAAAGTGATGCTGAAAAAGCCAACCCTCAATGGAAACCTATTTCCCATGAACAAATCAACACGCTGTTGGATTTGACAGTGGAACAAGTGCAATT CCAGTTTGAAGAAATACTTGGTTTGAAGAACTACCAGACGTGTCTGAAGGAGGCTTCCCGGTTGGACTACTTTGTCTCTGGCTTCTGGTGGACCAGGGAGATGAACTACACCTGTCAACAGATCTCATTCATCATGGCTCTACTGCAATTGTTACTGGACAACATCAGTG AGAAGCAGATGCCGTTTGTTGATAACCTGAATGAGTTGGCCAAGATGATATCAGGAACGCGCCAGTCTCCTTCTCCAGAGGTCGACTCACTGTTTGATGCTGAGCAGGCCATGTCCATCACTGACTACCTGAAGTGCAG TCTCTTTCAGAACTACCAACTCTATGAGTTTCTCTTCAGCCAACCTAGAGAGGAGCTGCTCCTTGGGAAGAAG AGGACCATAGAGGTGATCAGCTCAGCAGACTTTGTAGCCCCGTTGGAAGAAGGCATGAATACTGATGACTACccccattacatgactcct